The genome window GCTCATTGGGATTGTTAAGCACATCACATGACACAAtacatttttgcaaaattttagtATTGATTGACTCTAAGAAAATAATAGTTAGCAAGGTCTGTACGCACTTCACTTTCATCATCCAAAACTCTTTCCATGAGATAAAGATCGCAAAATTTTGTGATTTCCAATAGTACTTCCAGCACAGCGGATCTCACAGTTGCTTGTTTCTGCCATGACCATACTAAACAATGTCAATCCTTTTCCAGAATGCTATTACAACGACAGAGttcactagaaagagagattcACTACCTGAAGATCCTCTGGACTACTTTCTTCTAGAATTACTCCAACCAAACGACATGTTACCTACATATATAACAAGTCATCAAActgaaaaagcaaaagaaattaaacttgctatatattgattgatttctTTCAGAAAGTATTAAATACTGGTAAGTTAGCAATGGGTAATACATTTCCTACAAGCTTTAAACATTATAACCTAGACCACAACTAAAAGTGGAAATCAAACCAGGATTTCATGCAGCTAAACTCTGTGGAAGTCAATTTTCATAAGATGAGAAGCAGTATATGGAAAATATACAAGAACTAcaagaaatgaaagaagaaaacttCAAGCATACATGGAAGCTTTAGCTGATACAAAAAGAAATGGCCGCATCAAGAAATTCAAGACTTCtttagcaaaaagaaaaagaaaaacacgcTATGAAATTGATTGTGTTGAGACCTGAACCCCACACTAAACTTCATGTATGTTTCAAACTACAAAGTTAGTGGCAGTAAATCAGACCCGGTCAATTTGCAAATTCAGTATGAATATACATGGGCAATCTAAAGTACATATTATTTTTCCAATCACGTGATCTCACTCTTTCCCTCAACAAGAATCTCGCACCATAATCCAGTTTATCAAACCTAGACAAGAAAAGATTTACTTACAAACATGCATGATAGAAAAAAATATGGTAACAAATGGTCTAGATTTAACATGGACCCAAAAGCACATGCAGGGTGTAACATGTCTAGGTATTTAGTTTAGTTGAACATGATCTTGAGGAAATAATAAGCCAAACCAAATAATTATGTGTAGCTTATAAAAATACCATAGAGCATCAACTAATTACCTTTCTTCCTTCACTCAATTTCTGCCTTACAATTTGCCCCAAAGTTGGCTGaacagggaaaaaaaagcaACTTAAGATAAAGTAAGACAATGTAAAGCTATATATAATTCATAATTAGTGCAATTAACTTAACACTAACCTTTACTGGCTGAAAGAACTCGTCAACAACATTTTGAGCTCTTGAATCCTCCAAGGACGAAGAACTACCAGAGGGTACCAAAGTTGCATTGGAATGAGTACTAACAGAAGAACTACTAGGTGTACCAGCTTGCCGTTTGGGTTGCCTTCTCGGAGGCAGACTAGGTGATCTCAAAAGCCTCCAAGTGAAGACTATTGCAAAAGCAAGCCCCGCAACAGCCCCAACAGATCGTGAATCCTGCTACCAAGTTGAAAGTTGTGAGAAACCCCAAAACACTCCAGATAGAAATTTTGTTGATGGGATAATCTCCAATCAGAGATAATTGAATGCGCATAACACAACTTAGATGGAAGGCctagaaactaaaattttgttttaaacaGCATtcatttcttcctttcttttttctttctccatttTTGATGAAGTGCATGCAAGCAAACCATATACTTTTAATAGCATTTTACTGAACTTAACAAtttaagctattttttttttacaggtaataaaacttaatattgaaaaaaaaaaggtgaagcTCTAGTACACAGGAAGTGGCCGATAATGGCCTTCTATGTCCATCAGGCTGCAATATTGCccatatttttttgatggattACCAGACATTTTCACGAGCCACCACTTTTATCCTCAATGGTACAGGCCAGGAGAAGAGGAGCATTATAGAAGAATAGACACTGTTCTGTGGGAATAAAAATGGAATGCCTGGGAAGGTCAATCTTGAGATTTTTAAGCTGTGACATTCAAGATGTCTGTGGCTTCCCATAATAATGCATAACCCAGTGCCCTCACTAAGAGGTAACCAGAGCACTGCATGCTAAGTATTAATATACACTAGACAAGTcctcttgaaaattttaaaagagttTTGCAAAGCAAAGGATACTTTAAAGTCCAAACTACATATGGGTCTGATTGGACACAGTTTCAAGTCATTTTTAAAATGTGTGACACTTTTCCTAGTGGAGACTATTGAGATAGCAAGTATTAATATACACTATATCAAAGACACACTTCAGTAAAAAAACTTAAGCAAGATAACAGTGACCATTTTTTGGACCAAAGACAAGACGTCATAGTTTATcagccttcttttttttcattttttttttaaattttttttttaacaagaaaataaaattttgttaatatcGCAAAGAGGCATAACCCATTTACCAGGTAAACTGTTTACCATAGTTTTTGCAGCTGCTCatctaattattaaaaaaccttattaacTTCTTTAAGTAGTCCATTTTGTCCCTTTATTGATTCATTTTCACTAgtgtacaaaaaaaataaacgtATCATCCCAGTACCAAGAATGGACATGTCCACCAGGGACTTGCTGCGAAATTTAGCATAAAGATGTGTGCAATAGCGACCTGATCTACTAATAAATAGGGTTTTTTTACACACTATCAATGAAATAATTCCTATCTATCCAACCCTAAAATTGCCTTGAACTGAACATTGTTAAGACACATTATTTTGATCCCAATAAGGATTAATTTTAACTATTCACACCTTAACAAATGACACCAACCACAATAccacaaaattacaatttttgtaTCCAATCTCAAGTAATGAACATTAGGTTTCACCAACTCTAATTCAACACCTAATGCTTCAAATTGTGTAAGCATAAAAAGCAATTAAGCCCATAATTTCAtcaccaggaaaaaaaaaaaacctaaacccAGAATTAacattcaaaacaatttttttttttttttttttaaaaaagcgaaaaatgaaagaaaagcatGAGATCGGGTAGGAACAGACCAGGCGCTGGAGAGAGATCGGGAGATGATTGGAAATCTTGACGGTGAGATAAGTGCCGAAGCGCTTTATCAGCTGAACCAACTCTTCTTTCGACGAATCCGCCATCAAACAAAACCAGACTCTCTGTTTACGAACccgaaaaacacaaacacacagcCCTTTGATTAAATTCTCAGGTCCTTCGCTCTTAGGCTTAGGAGCACTGTTTATGATTTTTGAGACACCAAAGAGTTGTGCTTTGCGTCAACCATCGAAAAGAGAGAAGTGTGTGTTTCtcgattttttttatttttattattattattattttttttggttacagtTACTTTTCCTTTTCGGTGAGTTCTattcttactctttttttttttctttttcttttttatgaatacttttttctttttttagaattttataaaagaaaaagttaaacaTGACTTAAACTTAAGGATTTAGAATATATGTTTAGAAACTTTTGtaagaagaagtaaaaaataaataattttttgatatttattataaaaattgtattaaaatttttttaatataatttattaacaaatgtttAATATTTGCGGTGACATGcgatttaacttttttttttaataaatagtgTGTGACGAGACGAATTTAGTGGTGACATATTTAGTGGTGGTTTGAATTTATGTTGTGATTGTAGctttttttatctattaaacTTTTACCAACAAACACAATGCCCTAATTAGAGATTaatttcctatcaaaaaaaattagagattaatttattatgaatttttatattatgaatttattatgtttatttAACAAGCATGCATTCAACCATCCAAATCCAATCTAACCAAATAATACTGCCATACAGATACAGGTTAACTAGGatacaaattcattaaaataaaaaaaaactaggatACAATCCCcgtttcaaaaataaaaaataaaaaatctgtaGGCTCAAAGAACATGAATGAATTAAGGCTCCACTAAACAGAAAAATTCAACAAGGCTCTATTGGGTAAgtaatacttttctttttctttttttgaaagggaaatAAGATGGCATTAATAACCAAACAAAGAGTACAACAAAGTGAGTTCAAGTATAGGCCAAACAACATAGCTATACAATACACATCTCAGATTGAATTAAATAAGCAAGGGATGTGCAGAAAACCCGCCAAAcctgacctgacccaacccaactcGTCGGGTTGGGTCAGTTTTTAGGGCTTGGTGAGtcgggttgggttacaaaaaatttttatagcaggtcgggttgggtttgggtcataaaattacaaacccatCAAACCTGActcgacccgacccaacccgtcgggttgggtcggtttttagggcttggtgggtcgggttgggttacaaaaatttttttatagcgAGTCAGGtaggtttgggtcataaaattacaaactcgccaaacccgacccaacccacccatattttaatatatgtttaaaatatattatatatttaataaaccAGCTGTAGAGCACTTCCTCAGTTCctactattatatataatataaaatcctattagttcttttaatatatatttaaatatattatataattaattaaaaaaattaaaaaattttagatatattttgtttataactgagttaggaactcatttatattttgtttataagtgAATTAGGATActagttcatttatattttgtttatcaactcaagtggctagtgtaatttttttttttttttttttttgctcaatttaataataatagtaataaaaaaaaaattgtccaacccatgggttcaacccgacctaACCCAACctatgtgggttgggttgggttgggttaggttaggttggacttatgtgatgggttaggttgggttgaatttttttttacccaccatggtgggttggatCAAAAAATCaactcaacccgacccatgcacacccctataAGCAACCAATGGGGGTGTGACTCCATTCCAGATGTGCGAACTTGCACTCCTCCAAGCATATTGGGTTAACTCGTGAGCAATCTTGTTAAGGTCATGGCTTGAATGCTTGAAAGAGCATGATTCAAACAGATTCCGAGCTTGGAGAAAATCCTGAATGAAATGGTCAAAATTGCTCCTAATAGCTTTTTCATTAATGGCTTGGATGACATTGAGTGCATCTGATTTGAAAATAACTCTAGGCAATTGCAAATCCTTAGCTAGCAGGATTCCTTGCTCCAAAGCCATTTTCTCCACGAGTTTTGCAAAAGAACTGGATTGAAGAAACTTGCATAGACTAGCTATTGGTTGACCCTTGCTGTCTCTTATAATGACCCCAATGCTAGAGTACCTGTTTTAGTCCGAAGCTCCATCaacatttattttgtaaactccAGGTGGAGGGGTTCCCATCTGGTGGGGGAGTTTCTGATATAGGAAAGGTCCGCATCAGCAGCACTTGAGTAGTCTTCCATTGAGCTTTTTGCCATATGCCAAGTCTATTGTGGGGAAAGGTTGCTTTCATTGTAGACCACCTTATTTCTGTTATACCAAATGGCCCAGGCTACATCAAAGAAGATTTCCAGGTCTTGGGTAGACTTTTGAGTGAGGATAAGCATGGTTGAGTCCTGGAAATTCAAGTTGTTTTGACTGGCTCTTAATGGATTTTCAGCCCATAAATCCCAAACCTAAGAGGTGAAATCACATCTTAGGATGGCATGGGTGATATTTTCGAGTTTAGAACCACAAATTGGGCATGTTTTACTATTAGTAATGCCTCTGATATTCATGTTTTCCATTGTGGGCAACCCATTAACACAAGCTCTCCAAGCAAAAATCTTCATCTTGGCTAAGAGGTTTAGGTGCCAAAACTTTTTCCATAGCAGCCTATAGGGATCCCCGAAGGAGCTTTCCTCTTTTTCCCTTGTGTCCATTAACTTGTGGGCAATATGGTACGCGCTTTTGGTTGCAAACTCACCACGGCTATTCCCCAaccatattattttatcttCAGGCAGATTGTGGCTCAAAGGGATTTTGAGAATTGCTTCAACTTCAAAGGGGAGGAATGTCGCTCGAACCAAATCAGCTTTCCACCATTTTATGGTAGGGTCTATGAGTGAGGAAACCACTGGGAATTCTAGATTGCTATTTGGAGGATTGATGACTTTATAAGTGGATGGATTTGGCATCCATCTATCATCCCATATATGGATCCTTTTTCCGTTGCCTAACCTCCATTGAGTTCCTTCCTTTAAGACTTTGAGACTGTTGTAAATGCTTCTCCAAGAGTATGATGGAGAATTGCCAAGCTTGGCATTGAGAACATCACTTGTGGGAGAAGTATTTGGCCCTAAGAACACGGGCAACAAGGGAACTTGGATTTGTGAAGATATGCCATGCTTGCTTAGCTAACATAACAAGGTTGAAAGCTTGCAAGTTTTTGAACCCCATGCCTCTGCTAGCTTTCGAATTGCACATCCTTTTTCCAGCTGATCCAGCACATTTTGGATTCTTGCTGCTTctgaccccaccaaaaatttcTCATCATACTTTCTAAATCTTCATATAAATTTTGAGGTAGTTGGAAGCAACTCATTGTATACGTTGGGATTGCTTAAGCAACTGTCTTAATGAGAATTTCCTTACCACCCATAGAGAGTAGTTTACCCTTCCAACCAGCAAGTTTCCGCCCCACCCTCTCCTTCGAGATAGCAaatacttgtttcttggatcttCCAATAAATGATGGGAGACCCAAGTATTTGGAATGTCTTAAGTCTTGCATGGGGCCAAGGATGGCAAAAATCTCTTCTTTGACTAGCTGAGGCGTATTTGGGCTAAAGAACACCAAAGATTTGTCTGTGTTAATTTTTTGGCCAGatgcttctttatatttttgaaggatttgttttaatttctgACTCTCTTCGGCGTTTTCCTTGCTAAAGAGAATGCTATCATCCACAAAAAAGAGGTGGGTGATTCTTGGGCAACCTCTACAAATTGAGATGCCCGTCTATTGCTGATTTCGTGTACTTCATGTATGAGAGCAGAGAGGCCTTCGGCACAAAGAAGGAAGAGGCTTGGTGAAAGGGGGTCTCCTTGGCGAAGTCCTCTAGTTGGGGTTATATTTCCCCGTGCTACCCCATTTATAATAACTGAGTATGAGACTGTGGTGATGCACTGCATTACCCAATTTATCCACCTAGTGTTGAAACCCAATCTTTCCATAACCCTTTGGATGAAGCACCATTCAACTCTATCAAAGGCCTTGCTCATGTTGAGCTTGGTTGCCATGAAACTGTCATTACccgcattttttttatttaagaaaagcATTAATTCAAAGGCCACAAGCACATTGTCAGTAATGAGTCAGCCTGAGATGAATGCACTCTGGTTTTCTGTTATAATGTGAGGGAAGAGGGTTTTAAGTTTGTTAGCAAGGGTTTTAGAAATGAGTTTAAATTCTACATTACAGAGACTGATGGGGTGGAACTCAAACATTCTCTTGGGATTATTTGTTTTCGAGATGAGGGCTATGTTTGTTTTATTCAGCTCTGTCATGGGCAAATTGTTGTTAAGAACATTTAGAACCATATTAGTAATACTACAGCCCACAATATTccaatattttaaagaaaatatggcAGACATACCATCGGGGCCAGGTGCCTTGGTAGGGTGGATTGGCTTGAAAGCTATGGATACCTCTTCCCTGGTGAAGTCCCGAGTGAGATTTGCATTCATTTCATCAGTCACTCTAAAGGGGATAGCTACAGTTACTTCTTCAACCCATGTTGGATGGGCTGTTGTGTAGATATTCTCAAAATAGTTAATAGCTGCCTGGGCAATGTTTTCCTTTTCATCACACCACCTACCTTGCTCATCCCAGATTCCCAGAATTGTGTTTTGTTTACGCCTTTCAGAAGCTTGAGTATGGAAGAACTTAGTATTCTTGTCCCCCTCCTTAAGCTAGTGGGCTTTAGCTCTTTGCCCCCAATAGATTTCCTCATCATCCAAAAGCtcattgatttctttccttagaCTATTAATCTCAGTGCCCATGTCTCCTCCCTTGTCTTGTTTGGTTAGGCTATTTAGGGCGTTCCTTTTGGCCTGAATGTTTTTTCGAATTTGCCCATAAACCTCTAATCTCCACTTAGTTGGCTCGGTAGCACAAGATTTTAAGTTCTCCATTATTCCTTCTGGGGTACTAAGATCAGCCCCAATCCCCCATGACACCTCAATAATAGCTTTGCAGTCAGCATTTTTAGTCCATAATGCCTTGAAATGAAACCGCTTTTCTTGGGAGTGGCGATTGGATGTTGAGTCCAAGATTACTAGTGCACAATGATCAGAAGTGGAATCAACTATATGGAGTACTTTCTTCCCTCCAAATTTTTCGGTCCATTCTAGAATTGCAAAAGCTTTGTCAAGCCTTAAGTATTTCCTGTTTTCCCCCTCTTGCATGTTGCACCAAGTAAAATCAGACCCAATATAGCCCAAGTCTTGAAAACCACAATAATCCACTACTTTTTTGAAGCCATCCATCTGCTGTTGAGGCCTAGGAGTTCCACCCGATTTTTCCTCAGttgataaaatttcattaaaatctcctaGACAAAGCCAAGAAAGTTGgaattgattatgaagaaaagCTAGAAGGTGCCAAGATTCATACCTTCGGTGAGTCTCTGGATGACCATAAAAGCCGGTTAGCCTCCATTTGAAGTTGTTGTCAGGCTCAGTGATAGTTGCATCTATATGGTTATTTGAGAAGTTTTTAATTTCCAAGTCAACTTCTCTTGCCCATAAGAGAGCAAGTCCTCCACTTCGGCCTATACAGGGAATAATGAGGCCATTTGCCATCCCAATTCTATTCTTTATCATTTCTATACgtttggtttttgatttggtCTCCATAAAGAAGACAACTTTGAGATCCCAACACCGCACCAAGTCATGCAATGCTCTGACTGACtgggggttcccaagcccccggcagttccaACTTAAGGGATTCATGTCTCTTGGCGATGCTACCTTGCAGCCACCGCCAATCCCTCTTCAGTTTTAGAATAACTGGTATTAGAGATTGTGCATCTCCTTTTCTGCAATgattcttctccttcttcaaaTATAAGCTTTCCCACCCTTTTAATCCCAGCAACTGGTAGTTGGACTTCAACTTTTGGgcttttgtttttccctttttctcttgCCATTTTCTTGAATTGGGCCTTTGTTTTcactttcctttttatttcctCGCCCTCAGATCCCTTATTTCTTTCATTAGTTTCGGTTGGGTCAGCCATTAGCTTGAGTGGGCTGGAGACTTCCATGGACTCTGTTCCCGTTTGGGCTTGCTAGCCCGTTAGAGAGAGGGTGTCCAATGCTTCTTTGTCCTTTTTCAAATCTCTTGGTGGACCGTTGGAGGGAGCAGCTACCTCATCACGTGCTCCTGGCAATTGCGTGGTGCAGTGTCCCACCCGCATAAAGTAGTCTCATCCATTCTAACTGATTTGCCTCGAAGCCCGCAACATCACACAtctccatatttttttaattttcctttcccCGGTTGCTGTCACTACCTGAGCTGCCTTCACCACCATCCGCCGCTGAGGCATAGGAGTTTTTTTGCCGTTGTTTGAATATTTTCCTCTACTCTATCTTCATTACCATCACTCCGACCCTCACTGTTAGTGGATCTTGATTTTTCCGTCCCCCATTTCAAATTTCCCTGTGCTCGAAGCCAGTCACCATAttgtttggatgagttttgTTGGTTTGTGATCTCCAAACAATGCTTGTCATCATGCCCCAATCTACCACAGTGGAAGCAGAAGGTAGGAAGCCTTTCATACTTGAAGTTTACCCAGAATTTTTCACCATCTGCACTAGCTACCTTACCCCCACACCTAAGAGGTTTATCAAGTTGTAAATCTACTCTGATTCGCATAAATTTTGCTTGCTCTTCTGTCTGACTCAATAAATTTCCCCAAATTGTTTCCAAGTTCTCTACCTACCTCATCTAAAGGGGAGTCCCCAAATCTGGACCCAGAAAGGGGAGTGGATGAAAGTGATGTTTGTAGCTGAGAGACCTTTTTTCCATCTGCACAGCAATAGGAGATTATTGTCAAAATTCCATGGCCCATTTTTTTCAACCCACTTCAATTGGTACTCAGAGTTGAATTTGAACTGTAGTGTATTGTTTCCCACATCTACAATCTACAGGTCGGAGCCCATTTTCCACGCTGATCTTAGCGTGTTCTTCAAAGCCCTTTGGTTTTGATGTCGGTCTGATAGCAATCTACCAAAGAGACTCAATGCACATTCCTCTAGAAGCTACGATTTACTCCTTGTTGTTATtgagatttcttcttcttcctcctttgTGAGATGGAGGTTGAGTAATCCTTCTACCACCGCTTGTTCCATGGCGGCGTTAGGAGGGGGTGATGGGTAAACTCAAGGAAAAACCCAAACAGAGAAAGAGGGAGGGAATGCTCGacactaagggtgtgtttgtttcatgtaaaatattttccggaaaatacttattttctggaaatgctattttcaggaaaggaaaatatttttaagtgtttggttgcatttcagaaaatgttgtgaaaaatattttttggtgtttggttgtgttgttgaaaataccatagaaaacacattttctacttgttgctcacattttcttacattttctcaactgccaaacaaatatataatttcatccCTCAATCcagaaacacaaataaaacccagaaaaaaaaaatttcataatccggtcaaattgagagaagaaggaagagagagaggacgATCGGTTTTGGGGTCGAGGACGATCGGTTTTAGGGTGCGACGATCGCAATCGGGGACGACGAATCGGTGCTGCAACTGCAATCGCGATCGGGGATGATGAATCTGGGTCGAGGACAATCGGTTTTGGGGTGCGACGAGAACGATCGGTTTTTGGTGAATCGGTACTGGGGTGCGACGATCTAGCCGGTGGTGCGATCGGCGCGACAAACGAGCTTGGTCTTGGGTTTTCTAGGTTCGTCGAAGTCGGTTTCTGGGTTTTTCGGAGTTCgatctcttcttcctctctctctctctgcacgCGGGCGCGATCTCCCTCTCACTCAACTCTCTTTCTGTTTTCCAGAAAATGGGTAtttgaatgtaaaataaaaacggAAATCAATTTACACCCCAACACAGGCCAACTGAAAAGCATTTCCAGAAAATGCATTTTCCATGCACAACCAAACACCCGTAAATACGGAAAAACATTTCTGGAattgattttcacccaaaacaaacacagcctaaaagACGA of Quercus lobata isolate SW786 chromosome 8, ValleyOak3.0 Primary Assembly, whole genome shotgun sequence contains these proteins:
- the LOC115956100 gene encoding peroxisome biogenesis protein 22, whose product is MADSSKEELVQLIKRFGTYLTVKISNHLPISLQRLDSRSVGAVAGLAFAIVFTWRLLRSPSLPPRRQPKRQAGTPSSSSVSTHSNATLVPSGSSSSLEDSRAQNVVDEFFQPVKPTLGQIVRQKLSEGRKVTCRLVGVILEESSPEDLQKQATVRSAVLEVLLEITKFCDLYLMERVLDDESEKKVLMALEDAGVFTSGGLVKDKVLFCNTENGRSSFVRQLEPDWHIDTNPEIISQLARFIKYQLHISAIRPERTAPNVFSAPTLEQFFGCV
- the LOC115956768 gene encoding uncharacterized protein LOC115956768 translates to MNPLSWNCRGLGNPQSVRALHDLVRCWDLKVVFFMETKSKTKRIEMIKNRIGMANGLIIPCIGRSGGLALLWAREVDLEIKNFSNNHIDATITEPDNNFKWRLTGFYGHPETHRRYESWHLLAFLHNQFQLSWLCLGDFNEILSTEEKSGGTPRPQQQMDGFKKVVDYCGFQDLGYIGSDFTWCNMQEGENRKYLRLDKAFAILEWTEKFGGKKVLHIVDSTSDHCALVILDSTSNRHSQEKRFHFKALWTKNADCKAIIEVSWGIGADLSTPEGIMENLKSCATEPTKWRLEVYGQIRKNIQAKRNALNSLTKQDKGGDMGTEINSLRKEINELLDDEEIYWGQRAKAH